One Fusobacterium russii ATCC 25533 genomic region harbors:
- the rplT gene encoding 50S ribosomal protein L20, with the protein MRVKTGIIRRKRHKRVLKAAKGFRGASGDAFKQAKQATRKAMAYSTRDRKVNKRKMRQLWITRINSVARLNGLTYSVLMNGLKKAGIELDRKVLADIALNNANEFTKLVDAAKAAL; encoded by the coding sequence ATGAGAGTTAAAACTGGAATTATAAGAAGAAAAAGACATAAAAGAGTATTAAAAGCAGCAAAAGGTTTTAGAGGTGCGTCAGGAGATGCATTTAAACAAGCAAAACAAGCTACAAGAAAAGCAATGGCTTATTCTACAAGAGATAGAAAAGTTAATAAGAGAAAAATGAGACAATTATGGATTACAAGAATAAATTCAGTAGCTAGATTAAATGGGCTTACATATTCTGTTCTAATGAATGGATTAAAGAAAGCTGGAATTGAATTAGATAGAAAAGTTTTAGCTGATATAGCATTAAATAATGCAAATGAATTTACTAAATTAGTGGATGCAGCTAAAGCAGCTTTATAA